From Thermotoga sp. Mc24, the proteins below share one genomic window:
- a CDS encoding FGGY-family carbohydrate kinase, with translation MYLIGSDIGTQGTKSVIVNEKGEVLAEAFREYEVITPKPNWAEQWPDVWVKAVFETVKEVVEKSGVSKKEIAGIAISGLYGGSGIPVDRNMQPLRPCLIWMDRRAVKETEWVKQNVPKEKLFEITGNYVDSYFGFTKIMWIRNNEPEIWEKIYKFITPKDYVIYQMTGEVVIDYSSAGNLGGVFDIRKLTWSKEMCDVLGIPIEFLPERIVKSSDVVGRVTKEASELCGLLEGTPVVAGGIDAPVAQLSAGALEEGEHVAMVGTSTCWGTVHDGSKLAFGLVNYPYVVYDTERIYTFGGSATTGALARWFKEQFGESETIVGERTGISPYQLFDKEVANIPAGSEGIIVLPYFMGERSPIWDPTARGVFFGVTLYHKRAHLYRALMEGGAYALRHNMEEGLKAGLKLNDECWIVGGVSKSSVWVKIFADVTGFKMRQVASLVEAPYGDAFLAGLGTGVIDKPERIKEWVKYRDPVEPDPENKKIYDRYYEIYRELYERTKDLMARL, from the coding sequence ATGTACCTCATCGGAAGTGATATAGGAACTCAGGGGACGAAATCCGTCATTGTGAACGAAAAAGGAGAAGTACTCGCTGAGGCTTTCAGAGAGTACGAAGTCATAACTCCAAAACCAAACTGGGCAGAACAGTGGCCTGATGTCTGGGTTAAAGCAGTCTTTGAAACTGTAAAAGAAGTGGTGGAGAAATCTGGGGTATCGAAGAAAGAAATAGCTGGGATTGCCATTAGCGGGCTCTACGGTGGATCGGGCATTCCAGTTGACAGGAACATGCAACCCCTCAGACCCTGCCTCATCTGGATGGACAGAAGAGCGGTGAAAGAGACGGAGTGGGTGAAACAGAACGTTCCCAAGGAAAAGCTCTTCGAAATCACAGGAAATTACGTGGATTCGTACTTTGGCTTTACGAAAATCATGTGGATCAGAAACAACGAACCAGAGATCTGGGAAAAGATCTACAAGTTCATCACTCCTAAGGACTACGTGATCTATCAAATGACGGGAGAAGTTGTCATCGACTATTCCTCTGCTGGAAACCTGGGTGGTGTTTTTGACATCAGAAAGCTCACCTGGTCCAAGGAGATGTGCGATGTTCTCGGAATACCAATTGAGTTTCTCCCCGAGAGAATAGTGAAGTCTTCTGACGTGGTTGGAAGAGTGACGAAAGAAGCTTCAGAATTGTGCGGACTCCTTGAGGGAACACCCGTAGTGGCCGGTGGAATAGACGCTCCAGTTGCCCAGCTTTCTGCCGGTGCACTTGAGGAGGGAGAACACGTTGCGATGGTGGGTACTTCCACCTGCTGGGGAACGGTCCACGATGGTTCGAAACTGGCTTTCGGGCTTGTGAATTATCCTTATGTGGTTTACGACACTGAAAGGATCTACACATTTGGAGGGTCCGCTACAACGGGGGCTCTCGCCAGGTGGTTTAAAGAACAGTTCGGTGAGAGCGAGACAATCGTCGGTGAAAGAACTGGCATCTCACCGTACCAGCTCTTTGACAAGGAGGTAGCAAACATCCCTGCTGGAAGCGAGGGTATCATCGTTCTTCCATACTTCATGGGTGAAAGATCTCCGATATGGGATCCTACCGCAAGGGGTGTGTTCTTTGGGGTCACTCTCTATCACAAGAGAGCACACCTCTACAGGGCACTAATGGAAGGAGGAGCGTATGCCCTGAGACACAACATGGAAGAGGGTTTGAAAGCTGGTTTGAAACTGAACGACGAATGCTGGATCGTCGGTGGTGTTTCCAAATCTTCCGTGTGGGTTAAAATATTCGCGGATGTCACCGGTTTCAAAATGAGGCAGGTTGCAAGCCTTGTGGAGGCTCCTTACGGAGATGCCTTCCTTGCGGGACTCGGAACAGGCGTTATAGACAAGCCCGAGAGAATAAAAGAGTGGGTGAAATACAGAGATCCCGTGGAGCCAGATCCGGAGAACAAGAAGATCTACGACAGGTACTACGAAATATACAGAGAGCTCTATGAGAGAACAAAAGACCTGATGGCGAGGTTGTGA
- a CDS encoding PadR family transcriptional regulator yields MRDTKGHLKFLVLHIISQQPSHGYYIMKKISQIIGAEPPSPGALYPILSSLRKQKYIETYNEGKRKVYRLTDKGRKYLEEHKEEIKKALDFAERFRVFSEICGLSLRNVVDVIFKNAKDLTPEQKKKLKHATEDFERNVYNIIYGGKNSK; encoded by the coding sequence ATGAGAGATACGAAAGGGCATCTGAAATTTCTGGTTCTTCACATAATTTCTCAACAACCCTCTCATGGGTACTACATAATGAAGAAGATCTCCCAGATAATAGGGGCAGAGCCTCCGAGTCCTGGTGCGCTCTACCCGATACTCTCTTCCCTCAGGAAGCAGAAATACATCGAAACATACAACGAGGGGAAAAGAAAGGTTTACCGTTTGACTGATAAGGGGAGAAAGTACCTGGAAGAACACAAAGAGGAAATCAAGAAGGCACTGGATTTCGCAGAGAGATTCAGAGTCTTTTCTGAAATTTGTGGTCTTTCCTTGAGAAATGTAGTGGATGTGATTTTCAAAAACGCGAAAGATCTCACACCGGAACAAAAGAAGAAATTAAAACACGCCACGGAAGACTTTGAAAGGAACGTATACAACATCATCTACGGAGGGAAAAACTCGAAATGA
- a CDS encoding sn-glycerol-1-phosphate dehydrogenase, with protein sequence MKDILGKTFECSCGKTHEVPNIEILEASIREAPDVFSDAFFIADLNTASLVDLPGKRSFVFNERRPLATMENVEKIVKASGDFPEIVSIGSGSLTDIARYAAYLSGKRFSCVPTAPSVDAYTSTVAPILVNGVKKTFMAIPPRRILLDIEVLRNAPMDLLRAGVGDIVAKIPARMDWILSHIVTGEYICDFVWNDMKDLLKEILLKSKDILNRERNAIKTLMEAHLVSGINMVIMGNSRPASGAEHMVSHLIEMFHEEKGEMPPFHGLTVMIGVFVSMKAYEALVEKKEIPLKDYSIEERRKELLELFEERKVEEFLKTYAEKKFPKIEADIVGEPLEDIYWEFFPHLKRTLETIDVNSVINSYSKDFLSRVVRLANTIRDRFTILDVFDEMKILKNFSEMVF encoded by the coding sequence ATGAAGGATATCCTGGGAAAAACCTTCGAGTGCAGTTGCGGGAAAACTCATGAGGTTCCGAATATAGAAATCCTGGAGGCATCCATAAGAGAGGCACCGGATGTTTTTTCGGATGCGTTTTTCATAGCAGACCTGAACACCGCTTCCCTGGTGGACTTGCCCGGGAAGCGGTCTTTCGTTTTCAACGAGAGAAGACCCCTTGCAACGATGGAAAACGTTGAAAAAATAGTGAAAGCATCTGGAGATTTCCCAGAGATCGTATCGATTGGATCTGGCAGCCTCACAGACATAGCAAGATACGCGGCATATCTTTCTGGAAAGCGTTTCTCGTGTGTTCCTACAGCGCCTTCTGTGGATGCTTATACTTCCACCGTGGCGCCCATCCTGGTGAACGGTGTGAAAAAGACCTTCATGGCGATTCCCCCCAGGAGAATCCTTTTAGATATCGAGGTGTTGAGAAACGCACCAATGGACCTTTTGAGGGCTGGTGTAGGAGACATTGTTGCCAAGATTCCCGCAAGAATGGATTGGATTCTCTCACATATCGTTACGGGTGAATACATCTGTGACTTCGTCTGGAACGACATGAAAGATCTGTTGAAAGAAATTCTTTTGAAGTCAAAAGACATTCTCAACAGGGAAAGAAATGCCATCAAAACACTCATGGAGGCCCATCTTGTTTCAGGAATCAACATGGTCATCATGGGAAATTCAAGGCCGGCGTCCGGTGCAGAACACATGGTTTCCCATCTGATAGAGATGTTTCACGAAGAAAAAGGGGAGATGCCTCCTTTCCATGGCTTGACAGTGATGATAGGAGTTTTTGTTTCGATGAAGGCGTACGAGGCACTTGTAGAGAAGAAAGAGATACCTCTAAAAGACTACTCCATTGAGGAAAGAAGGAAAGAACTTCTTGAGCTCTTCGAAGAAAGAAAAGTAGAAGAATTTTTAAAAACATACGCTGAGAAGAAATTCCCAAAAATCGAAGCAGATATAGTCGGAGAACCATTGGAGGATATTTACTGGGAGTTTTTCCCCCATCTCAAAAGAACTCTTGAGACTATAGATGTGAACTCAGTGATCAACAGTTACAGCAAAGACTTTCTGTCAAGAGTTGTACGTCTCGCAAACACCATAAGGGACAGGTTCACCATCTTGGATGTCTTTGATGAGATGAAGATCCTCAAGAATTTTTCCGAAATGGTGTTTTGA